The genomic stretch ttggcctcatggtgaaataggTGTCtttttttgcgaggcattggaaaacctccctggcctttgtggttgaatctgtgtttgaaattcactgctcgactgagggacattacagctaattgtatgtgtggtgtacagagatgaggtagtcattcaaaaatcatgttaaacactattattgcacacagagtgagtccatgcaacttattatgtgagttgttaagcacatttttactcatgaacttatTTTAGGatttccataacaaaggggttgaatacttattgactcaagacatttcagcttttcatttttatttttaatgaaaaacataattccactttcacattatggggtattgtgtgccagtgacaaaaaaatctcaattttatcatttttaaattcaggctgtaatacaacaaaatatggaaaaagtaaaggggtgtgaaaacgttctgaaggcactgtaaatattaAATGGGAAGTGTTTTGTGTTGTACTGTTCAACCAAAAATTATTTCCTAATGGATACAATAAAGTCAATATCAAGCATTGTAATCAGTGCATTATGTCACCCTCAGGATTGAGAAGCTTATCTACATCCCACACCCAGAGGAGCCTTTAGGTCCCAGATGTTCCGGTTGCACCTGGGCAACACGCCCCACAACCTGAGTTACGGTGACCTGCGTAAGCTCGACAAGAAGAAAGAAGGCTAATCTGGGGCTGACATCAGCATCATTGTACGAGATGCCCTCATGCAGCCTGTCAGGAATGTGCAGTCAGCCACACACTTAAAAAAGGTAATTTATATACACATGATATAGGAACTCTATTGCAGTCGACTCTAGTACACCACACTAAAGGTGTATGTCTTTCTCTACTATTAAGGAGATTTAAGATAGTTTGTTGTTTGTAAtggtactgtacagtgtaggTGGGAGGGCCATCCCGTGCACCATCTCCCCAACATTTTACAGTGTAGATTTGGGAGGCTGATCCGGCAGGGGCTGGTCTTGCATGACAGGGGGGTCAGCAGGAAGTACATCAGTCTCATGGAATTCATAATCCTCTTCCTCATATCTTCCTTCCAGGATACTCTGGACCACGTTGAGCACCTTGCTATTGAATACTATTTCCAAGTGGGGCATGGCCCTGAACTCCTTGACATGGACAGGTTGTGCTTGCTTCCCTATCCAGCGCTTACATAGACCCATGCTAAGACTGTCCACTGTATCATCCCCATCTGCATACACATAGTCTATAGGGTCTACATTTGGGAACTGGTCATCATAAATATAGGTAACTGGTGTAGGCAGCCCCACACCATAGAAGCAGTATATCTCAACATCAGGAGGGGGCAGACCTGCGGTCAGGTTTCTGGTGTCTTCCCACATGAACCAGCCATCCTCAAAATCAATATCTTTGAAGAAGCGCTGGTAGTCCTGGTGGGTATAGTTGAATGAGGGTGTGGAGATGAAGGCGTGGTCTGCAGGCCATGCCTCTTCAAATGGAAGCATCCAGGGGTTTGTGGTGGTCATCCGTTGCTCCTCCCGGATCTTGATGTTAGACACCATTGGGATGCCATCATTTTCACCTGCAGAGACAAATTATATGAAAACCTTTTTTCATTTTGCAATCTCCAGCCAATGTGTGACTCACCAAAGCAATCCAGACAAACCAGTCCTACCATCCTTTCAAGAAAATTAAGATGTGGGCATCATCTCAAGTAAAACGACTTTGCAATATGTAGTGATAACTGTCAATGTGATCTATGGGATAATAAGTTGTACTTCAGCAAGGTTTATCAGATTGTTTTAGGTTAAGTTATGTTTCTACTATGGGTGAGGTTGTTTCAATCTATCCACAGGATTGTGACATACAGTACCTGACGCTAGCACTCGAAGGGGCTTGACTGCTCCACCCCAGGGTGCACCGAGTGAAATGAAGCCTTTGATGTACTGGTCTTTCCAAGCCTGGGTCTGCTGATATAAGAAATAGAGGACATAATTGCTTCCCATGCTGTGTCCCAGGAGGTAAATTGGTTGTTGATACTCCTCATACATATCCTCAACCAGCTTCTTCAGTCGTGCAAAGTATTCATCTTGCTCATCTGATTAGTAGAGACAAATAGACACAGTCACATGATGTGTAAGCATGTTTGCACAAACAATTAATGCGTTGTACTTGTAATTTTGCTGACAGGAAATTGATTGTCAGTTGGatggtttgtgtgtttatgtgtgtttatgtCCATGATGTCACTTACTTGGAGCTATCCTCCAGTCGTATGGTGCTGCTCGGATGGTCTCATTGCGGACATATCCCATGTTGACCAAATGCGTAACCATAGTATGAAAATAACCTGGAAAAAGACAGATTTAATTTAATgttataattaaaaataaaacatttacaggaAAAGATGGCCTCATTATGGTTGTTCTCACCTGCCAGCTTGTTGGTGTCCAAGAACTCAACACTATATGTCTGTCCAAAACCAGGCACTCTCACTGTCACTCCTGCAGAATTCGAGGTCTTGCCAGTTGTCCTATTGTATACAATTCTGTAGCAGGAAATATGCAGTATGTACAGAATATTATTGCATAAAGAAATGATCCCAACCACTAAAATGGCCAACACTCAAAATCAAACTTGTGAAAATAGAGTTGTGGTTATATGCTGCTCTCTTACAGTGCATTTTTATTGATACAACAGTGAACAATTAGCAAATGCTTCATACGTGTATTAAGTTTAAATTAATGAATTAATGATCATATCTAAACAGAATTATGACATAGATTATATTCATTCTCCCCCTCACCTTATATTATCAATCCAACAGTCAATCCCAATTGGCATGAACATATTTAGGTCAATCCAGAGTGTGAAAAAGTCATCAGTCTTTTTGTAGCACATCCAATGCACAAGGCATGGCTTGTCAA from Coregonus clupeaformis isolate EN_2021a chromosome 29, ASM2061545v1, whole genome shotgun sequence encodes the following:
- the LOC121576734 gene encoding phosphatidylcholine-sterol acyltransferase-like isoform X1 translates to MGYAHCCTVLVIVFLALQQSTGFWLFDVVFPPSAKLQNKVANNSTPPVLIVPGNLGNQLEAKIDKPCLVHWMCYKKTDDFFTLWIDLNMFMPIGIDCWIDNIRIVYNRTTGKTSNSAGVTVRVPGFGQTYSVEFLDTNKLAGYFHTMVTHLVNMGYVRNETIRAAPYDWRIAPNEQDEYFARLKKLVEDMYEEYQQPIYLLGHSMGSNYVLYFLYQQTQAWKDQYIKGFISLGAPWGGAVKPLRVLASGENDGIPMVSNIKIREEQRMTTTNPWMLPFEEAWPADHAFISTPSFNYTHQDYQRFFKDIDFEDGWFMWEDTRNLTAGLPPPDVEIYCFYGVGLPTPVTYIYDDQFPNVDPIDYVYADGDDTVDSLSMGLCKRWIGKQAQPVHVKEFRAMPHLEIVFNSKVLNVVQSILEGRYEEEDYEFHETDVLPADPPVMQDQPLPDQPPKSTL
- the LOC121576734 gene encoding phosphatidylcholine-sterol acyltransferase-like isoform X2 → MGYAHCCTVLVIVFLALQQSTGFWLFDVVFPPSAKLQNKVANNSTPPVLIVPGNLGNQLEAKIDKPCLVHWMCYKKTDDFFTLWIDLNMFMPIGIDCWIDNIRIVYNRTTGKTSNSAGVTVRVPGFGQTYSVEFLDTNKLAGYFHTMVTHLVNMGYVRNETIRAAPYDWRIAPNEQDEYFARLKKLVEDMYEEYQQPIYLLGHSMGSNYVLYFLYQQTQAWKDQYIKGFISLGAPWGGAVKPLRVLASGENDGIPMVSNIKIREEQRMTTTNPWMLPFEEAWPADHAFISTPSFNYTHQDYQRFFKDIDFEDGWFMWEDTRNLTAGLPPPDVEIYCFYGVGLPTPVTYIYDDQFPNVDPIDYVYADGDDTVDSLSMGLCKRWIGKQAQPVHVKEFRAMPHLEIVFNSKVLNVVQSILEGKIEKDRERVNTVWLAQQSQLHSVANNALVSP